TATAGCGATTTTGAATGGCCGCACAAATGCCTACGGTACCCGGACGTTTACGGGTCACGTACTTTTTCAACATGCCATCGCCCATTTCTTTGTATACGTGTTCTTCGCGGTGGTACGTCACGTCAATGAAGGCCGGCTTAAACTCCATCAGCGAGTCAATATGGCTAAACAGGGTTTGAATGTCTTCTCCCTTTTTAGGTGGTAAAATCTCAATGGTAAATAGCGTATCGGTAGCCTTCGCAATGTGTTCAATCACTTTCATGCGGTAAATATAGCAGGAATAGTATTATGGTGCTGAGGTGTTTTAGTGCTAAGTGCTCAAGTTTACTAGACTGAGTATTCTAAGCTGGGCAACGAGATGTCACTCGGTCGCTCAAAACAAGAATGCCGTAGCACGCTAACACCACGAACAATAACACTACAGCACTAACATTATGCTAAAGTGTAGTGATCGATTCCATTAGTTTTTTTCGGTACGACTGACTGATGGGAATAATCTTATCAGCGATCTGCAAATTACCCTGGTCGATATTCATAATCTTATCAACCCGAATAATGAACGAACGGTGCACCCGAAGGAACTGGGTTTTGGGCAGAGTATCTTCTACTGATTTGAGTGTAGCGTATACAGTATACAGCTTCTGAGGAGTTTTTATCCGCACATAATCGCCGTAGGCTTCAACCCAGTGAATATCTTTCAGGTCAAATTTTACCAGTAGAGAATCAATTTTAAGGTAGATATGCTCAGAGGAAGCCAGAGAGAGTGGAGCTGTGGTTTGTGGTTTATGTTTGGCCTTGGCTCGTTGCACGGCTTGCAGAAAGCGCGCGTAGTTCGCCACAGGTTTGAGCAAATAGTCAGTTACCTCGTGCTCAAAAGCATCTAGTGCGTATTCTTTTTTACTACTGATTACAATAATCTGAGGCTTAAATGAAAGGGTTTTAATAAGTTCTAAGCCTGACATATCGGGCATCTCTACATCTACAAACAGTAGGTCGATGGGCTGTTGCTGAAGATAATTGGCTGCCTCTACCGGATCTTGGAAGGAGCCTTTCCACGCTAAACTCTTAGTCTTTTTCACCAATGACTCAATAATTTTCAGCGTCATTGCATCATCATCTACTACTACGCAGCTTAGTTTCTTCTCCACGCTCATAATTCTAATTAGGTTGATCGGCGTATACTAGTAATGTACGTAATTTTAGAGGAATTAGCTATTTTTTTGTTCTTCTTGCCACTGATGAACCTCTTGCTGTAGCTGCAAAATAGCTTGCGCTGTTTTCTCTTCCAACTGTTGCACCATACGTTCGTATTCTTCTCGGTTGGGTAACTCACTTTCTGCTTCTAATTGATCCAACAATCGCTCAATGGTAGCTGCCCCTACATACTGAAAGCCCGGTTTTGCTTTATGGATTGCCCGATGAAGTTGCGAGCGGTTATTGTTGTGCCAAGCGCGCTTTATTTTGTTAACGGCTAAGGGTGCTTGCTGGGCAAACGTATTTACCAGATCAATCATCAACGCAAGTTGGTTATCACTAATCTGTCGAAGATAATTCAAGTTTACTAACGGACGGCCTACTTGCCCATCTAAGAAGGTTATTTTCTCCTGAAGCAGATGCGGGAGCACCGGTTTGGTTAGGAGATGAAATAGGTCATCGGCACAAAAGGGTAGCATATGGGAGCTAGCATTTCCCGATAACACAATGGTTGGTGTTGCCAACTGCTCGTTCTGCATAGCCGTCAAGACCTCCGCACCGTCCATTTTCGGCATCTGATAATCTAAAATGAGCAGGTCATAACCGCCTCTCCGAAGATGCTCAAGTGCCTGTTTCCCATCATCTACTACGGTAGGGTGCAACCCCCACTGCAACAGTAGCCGACGCACCACTTTCTGATTGATTAGGTCGTCTTCGGCTACTAATACCTTATGGATATGGTGAAACGATGGAGAGCTCGGCTCCGGCTTGACATCGGGCATTTTTCCCACAGAAAGCGGTAGTTCTATGGTAACAGTGGTTCCCTGTTGGGGGCGACTGCTAATATTCCAGGTGCCGTCTACGCGCTCAATGATCTTCTTTACAATACTCAGCCCCAGCCCGGTGCCACCGTATTCCTGGTGAATTTTAGCATTGGCTTGCACGTAGGGGTTGGCAATTCGTTGTTGTTCTTGCCTGGTCATGCCAATGCCGGTATCAGCTACTGAGAACCGAAGGTGTACCAATTCTCCTTTGGGCTTGCCTTCGGCGAGATTTATGGAAACTGTAATTGCCCCCTGGTGAGTGAATTTGGTAGCGTTGCCCAGTAAGTTATACAGTATTTGGCTTAGTCGGGTAGCGTCACCTATCAAACATTCGGGAACTTCACTCGCTATGGTGAGGGTTAAGTTTACCCCTTTCTCCTGACAGGTAGGGCGGAAAGCTTCTACTACATTACGCACCGTTGGCTCTACCAGAAACGGAGCAGTATCTATTTCAATGGTGTTGTTTTCCAGTTTAGACCAGTCCAGTACATCATTAATGATATTAGCCAAATGATGAGCGGTAGCTTCCAGAGCCTGAGATGGTGCTTGCATAGCAGGAGTTGCCTGTTGGCTTAGCAGATGCGCTAAACCAACAATACTGTTCAAAGGGGTTCGCATCTCGTGGCTAACCTGAGAAAAGAAAGCCGTTTTCATTTGCTCTATGCGGTGGAGTTCTTCGTTTCGGTACTGAAGTAACTCTTTCTCCAGTGCTGCTGCCTTTTGCTGAATGCGTAAGTACTCTCCGGCAATAGCTTGGTCGTTTCGCTCCTGCTGCCAAGGTTGGAGATAAGAATAAAACTCAGTAAGATCGTAAATAAACCACATCCAGCGGTCGTCGGTTCGCCGTTTGATGTGTAGGTTGAAATAACCTTCCCGCCCTATTAGGTTGGTTCTGATGCACAGAAAGCTAATATCTTCCCCTACCGGAAGCTGATGAAAAGTTTCTTGCATAGCCTCCAGGAATGGAACTCGATCGTACAGCGACCCAGAAAGAGGGATTTCGAATAAAGTATGACACGAGTCTTGTACTTGTCCTTGTCGGTTAAAGACTACATACTGGGAGCGTTGGTGGAAATAAGCCAGCTTTTCCTGTACAATAGAATCATTGTCATTCATACCATTCTCTTGGCTAGTTCAGTAAAAATCGCATTCACGTTTTCGCCGGTTTTAGCACTAGATAGCGCGAATGGAGGTAAAGGTAGCTGATTTACTATATCGCTTCGCTCCTTTTCGGTGAACAAGTCCTTTTTGTTGCCAATTACCAGCGTTGGCACGTTGGATACGTACTTTTGCAGGTTGGCTATTTCGGTATCTAGCTTTTCATAGGTATTGGGACGAGTGAGGTCTACTACGTAGATGATTCCGTGGGCTCCCAGTTTATACGATTGGGGTACTTTCTGGTGAGAAGACTCCCCAGCAATGTCCCAAATAATCATAGACACTTCGCAAGTAGGTAGGGCTACTACCTTTTTCTCAATATTTACGCCAATGGTGGTATTGTACTGATCGGAGAACTTTTGATGGACAAACCGGCGGGTGAGCGAGCTTTTGCCCACTCCATAATGCCCCAGCAATATCACTTTCTTGCTAACCGTCATGAGCCAGTCTGGGAAAAATACAGCCGAAGGGGTTCCGACAGGTAATCATTATTATTCTTAGCATCGGGAGTAGCATTGACTACTTTATGGACAAAATCCAGAATCAAATCATCAGCGTGCTGTTTAAATGCTTCATTAATAACCCCCGATACGGTAACGGCCACGTAGAACGTCTGGAAGTTTTTTAGCAGAATTTTGTAGGTTTCGTACTCAACAGTTTGTAAGTCTTGGTGCTCCTTGGCAAATGCCTCTTTAGCAAAGCCACGCAGGGCAGTCATCATACCGGCAATCATATCCCGATCCATAATGTTTTGGTGAGAGTAGCTACCTAGTAGCACACTGGAGTGCTGCTCAATAATAAATACCTCTTGAATGGTGGGCTGCATTGTCTGGGCAATAATTTCCTTTCCTAAGGACTGTCCGGTAACCCAGGCTCTCAGCCGGCGTTTCCACATATCCCACGAAAAAGCTTGGTCGAGCTGTTGGTCAATCTTCTCCGACAGCACATTCAACTCTACCACAATGTATTTTTTTATCAGTTTACCCATGATGGGGTAGAGTGCATCAATCACCTCACCACGCGATTCTTGAATTTGGCGTTTAATAGCCCGAGTGAGCACTGAGCCAAATAACTCGGGGAAATGCTCGCGGAGGTAAGTCAGTTTGTCATCAATAATGGGGTCTACCTTTTGCTGAAGCCGCTGGCGGGTGTTGATGTCTTCTCGCAGTTCTACTACTTGCTGCGTCAACTGTTTGTGTTCTCGCTGCTCATCTTCCAACAATAGCTTTCGCAGGTGTTCAAACGTTTTTTCAGATTCTATAGCTTCTTCGGAAGAATTCATGAGGAGCAGACATTAGTCAGAATGAGCTTAGCAATAAAATACAAATTTTAGGATGCAATTCCCGAATTGGCAGACTGTTTTTTTGCTACGCTTGTAGCTTCTTGCCAATTTCTTCCAGCATCTTTCCTAGCGAAGAGCGATCAGCCGAACTGTTTTGAAGTTGGCTAAACTTCTGGGTCATTTCTTCTTTCAGCGAGTTGGCGTGTTCATCCAATTCGTGGCGTAATTCTTTGGCCAGCTCATCCATCGTGGTTCTCATTTGAGTCATTTGCTGGTCGGCCGTAGCTTTATGCTTCTCAATAAGCGCCATAAGGTCGCTAAATTCTTGCTCTATTTCCTGGATGGTATCGCCGAAGATAATATCCTTGATTGCCTCAATTTTTGGGTCGGCAGCTTTAGGTGGAGCAGTTGGCTTTTTATTATCACTCATAGTTTTGGTAGTTAATAACTTACAGGTAATACCTATTTTATTGGTCTAATAGTTTCCTCAGCGAATATTCGTCTACTTGACCGGAGGGGTACAAATCCTGACTCTGCTGAAAATCTTGTAGGGCTTGTTCGGTGATCTTATTAAAGATGCCATCGAGCGGAATATCGTGATCATGCTTACGAAGTAGCTTCTGAAGTTGCCAAACCGAAGCATTTTTTTCACCTCGGGCTAGCCCAATGAGCGATTGATGCTTGGTAAGATAGAACGATAACGGACTTAGCCCTTCTGCTTCCATCACTTTAATGTTTTGATTGGTAAATCCAGCCTGCTTAAGTTGCTGAGAGCGGATCAATCGCCCCTCCAGATAAGCCGTAGTTTGTAACAGTTGCTGGTAGTAGCGGGCAGCGGGCATAGCTTCGGTATCATTCTCATCGGGAAAGCGCACATCAATTTGCTTATTGTACCACATTTGGCGAGCAAAAGCACCTATTTCGTATACATTTTTATAGTAATGTTGGAGCACTGCTGGGTCGTAATAGTACACATCAATACTATCGTTAGTAGTATAGCTATACTCAACAGGAGGGTGGAAGCGACGATATTTCTGATACTGATAGTAGGTTATTACCGGTAATGTAATAATCACTATCAGAATTGCTAGGCGTTTCATAGGTGCTGTTGTGTTCCGGTAACTTACCGAGCGTTTTTGCCAATATATCCGGCATGATGATCGGCTTACCGAATAAATGGCCGATACCTACTGTAATTTATCAAGTTTGTACTGATGCTATCTTAAGATTAACTGTGTAGCAGTGTTAAATAAAAAAAATAATTTCTTAAACACACCATGAGGACAAGTATTTTTATCAGTTTTTTCACAAACAAAAATATGTGGCTCTCATTTTTTTCTCCCTTTAGTGGAGGAGTGATCGCTATTTTTGGCATTGCTATCTACTCTATGTTAAATTCTTACTGGATAGTATCTTTAGTAATTTTAGGGGGCGCAATAGCGGTGCTTTGGCTGCGCTACTGTTATTTGAAAGAAGGGAGCATTTATTGGGTACGCTCGCCTGAGCGGAATGATAAAAATGACGGAAAGAAGCTGGAAGATTTATTGCCCTCTTCTGCCGAAGAAGTATTGACGATCGACGAGGCTAATCAGGCAGCATCTATGATTAAACTCTACCAAGAATTGAAACTGGCGAATCAGGATATTGAGATTTTCCTCTACAAAGCCTATCATAACTTTCTGGGCCCTATTGCTACTATACGAGGCGTATGCAATGTAGCCATGCTGGAAGGGCAACAACAGAATGCTCCGGCATATTTTAACCAAGTTAAGCAAGTGGCTGAGTCAATGCAGGCTATGCTAGAAAAGCTACTGCAAATATCCATAATTCATAACCATGAAATTGATATACAAGCGGTTACGTTAAGTTCCTTCTTTAAAGAGTATCAAATAAAACAGCCGCATACCCCAGAAAGCATTCAGGCACACTTGCGCGCTTCTACGCTAAATGGCACTACCGTGCAAGTTGATACTTTTTTGCTAACCACCATTATCGAAAGAATCATCACTAATGCCCATCGTTTTCGTCAGTCTAGCCCTCATACGTTAGCAGAGATTTTTGTGGAGTATCAAGAAACAGCTAGTCATTATGTAATCTGCCTGAAAGAATTTGGTTTGGGGCTGCCTGATGATATGATAGACCATTTATTTAAAATGTTTCATCGCAGCAGTATTAAACCGGACGATCACGGACTAGGTTTTTATGCTGCTCGCTACGCGGCCCGCCGCATGGGCGGAGATATTACAATTGAACCGGGGGGTGGACACATTACTTTTTGTATTCGCTTGCCGCGGGAGAACTGCCCTAAGCCGAAGGCTGGGGTAACGAATAAAAAACTAAAATAGCTTTACGCTCTCAAGCTCGTCGAGCGTTACCCTAAAGAATTCTTTGTGAATATCGAAAGGCGCACTCTTCCCTCGCTTTATTAACTGATAGCTACCATCCTCCTGCATCAGATAGGTGTTCATATTATCGCGCAAATTGTACGAGATAATATTCATCGCTTGCTTTTTCACGGTTGGATCAGCCGCCAAAAATAGCGATTCTAATCGGCGGTCAAAGCTACGAACCATTACATCGGCACTGCCACTGTATACCTTTGGTTCATCATTATTGTGGAAATAGTAAATCCGGGAGTGTTCCAGAAAATCCCCCACAATAGACCGAACCGTAATATTTTCACTCAAACCCGGCCGGCCTGGCCGAATACAGCAAATGCCCCGTACAATTAGCTGAATCGGCACTCCCATTTGAGAGGCACTGTATAATTCGCTGATGATTTCACGATCTTCCAGCGAATTAATTTTAATGGCAATTCCTGAAGGCAATTCTTTTTTGGCGTTCTCAGCCTCTTGGCGAATCAGTGAAATTAGCTGTTCCCGCATATCGCGAGGGGCCGTAATTAAGTACTGATAATCAGTAGGAGAAGAATGCCCGGTAATTACATTAAAAAACTCGGATACATCGTGGGCGTACACTTCGTTGGTGCTGAGTAGCCCTAAGTCAGTATACAGTTTAGCGGTTTGCTCATTATAATTTCCACTCGACATATGCACATAGCGCGTCACTTGTTTACCGTCTTTCCGCACAATGAGTAGCAGCTTGGTATGCGTTTTAATGCTACTTACCCCATAAATGACAAAACACCCCGCTTTATGTAGCCGTTGGGCTTCTCGCATATTATTCTCTTCATCGAACCGAGCTTTTAGCTCAAACAGCACAGATACGTGTTTTCCATTCTCAGCCGCCTTCAACAAAGCAGCAGTAATTCTTGACTCGGAGGCTAGGCGATAGATCGTCAGTTTAATTGCTAATACATTTGGGTCTTCGGCTGATTTTTCAATCAAATCCAGCAACGGCTCAATATCGTTGTAGGGGTGGTGCAGCAGAATATCG
This region of Tunicatimonas pelagia genomic DNA includes:
- a CDS encoding LytR/AlgR family response regulator transcription factor, which gives rise to MSVEKKLSCVVVDDDAMTLKIIESLVKKTKSLAWKGSFQDPVEAANYLQQQPIDLLFVDVEMPDMSGLELIKTLSFKPQIIVISSKKEYALDAFEHEVTDYLLKPVANYARFLQAVQRAKAKHKPQTTAPLSLASSEHIYLKIDSLLVKFDLKDIHWVEAYGDYVRIKTPQKLYTVYATLKSVEDTLPKTQFLRVHRSFIIRVDKIMNIDQGNLQIADKIIPISQSYRKKLMESITTL
- a CDS encoding hybrid sensor histidine kinase/response regulator gives rise to the protein MNDNDSIVQEKLAYFHQRSQYVVFNRQGQVQDSCHTLFEIPLSGSLYDRVPFLEAMQETFHQLPVGEDISFLCIRTNLIGREGYFNLHIKRRTDDRWMWFIYDLTEFYSYLQPWQQERNDQAIAGEYLRIQQKAAALEKELLQYRNEELHRIEQMKTAFFSQVSHEMRTPLNSIVGLAHLLSQQATPAMQAPSQALEATAHHLANIINDVLDWSKLENNTIEIDTAPFLVEPTVRNVVEAFRPTCQEKGVNLTLTIASEVPECLIGDATRLSQILYNLLGNATKFTHQGAITVSINLAEGKPKGELVHLRFSVADTGIGMTRQEQQRIANPYVQANAKIHQEYGGTGLGLSIVKKIIERVDGTWNISSRPQQGTTVTIELPLSVGKMPDVKPEPSSPSFHHIHKVLVAEDDLINQKVVRRLLLQWGLHPTVVDDGKQALEHLRRGGYDLLILDYQMPKMDGAEVLTAMQNEQLATPTIVLSGNASSHMLPFCADDLFHLLTKPVLPHLLQEKITFLDGQVGRPLVNLNYLRQISDNQLALMIDLVNTFAQQAPLAVNKIKRAWHNNNRSQLHRAIHKAKPGFQYVGAATIERLLDQLEAESELPNREEYERMVQQLEEKTAQAILQLQQEVHQWQEEQKNS
- a CDS encoding Rab family GTPase, with the protein product MTVSKKVILLGHYGVGKSSLTRRFVHQKFSDQYNTTIGVNIEKKVVALPTCEVSMIIWDIAGESSHQKVPQSYKLGAHGIIYVVDLTRPNTYEKLDTEIANLQKYVSNVPTLVIGNKKDLFTEKERSDIVNQLPLPPFALSSAKTGENVNAIFTELAKRMV
- the ppk1 gene encoding polyphosphate kinase 1 translates to MLAKDRVSSSIATSDFISRDLSWMKFNYRVLDQVKKPSRKIFEKLKFLAITSSNLDEFFMIRVGSLYNYIDYGKERVDYSGLREKPFRKKLLQEAQQFFQEQNRYYTENLVPQFEQNHFSIVKDLARLSDKQRKQLEEYFNLTIYPMLTPMTYDSYHAFPTLMNKLLVFGVVTREPDTKKDNKKLSFVQIPQNLPRFYEFDDDDYVTFVPIEEVVRTYIHRLFRNITIQSVNLFRITRNGDFTLDESDDLESSFVEEVRRKLKTRKTGRVVRIETESGYSSWMMRQLINRWNIDKDNLFEVEPGGLLDFTSLWQIVKHHDFRNRVPKTPAPVPPVTYPEMGNEDIFEVLKHRDILLHHPYNDIEPLLDLIEKSAEDPNVLAIKLTIYRLASESRITAALLKAAENGKHVSVLFELKARFDEENNMREAQRLHKAGCFVIYGVSSIKTHTKLLLIVRKDGKQVTRYVHMSSGNYNEQTAKLYTDLGLLSTNEVYAHDVSEFFNVITGHSSPTDYQYLITAPRDMREQLISLIRQEAENAKKELPSGIAIKINSLEDREIISELYSASQMGVPIQLIVRGICCIRPGRPGLSENITVRSIVGDFLEHSRIYYFHNNDEPKVYSGSADVMVRSFDRRLESLFLAADPTVKKQAMNIISYNLRDNMNTYLMQEDGSYQLIKRGKSAPFDIHKEFFRVTLDELESVKLF
- a CDS encoding sensor histidine kinase; the protein is MWLSFFSPFSGGVIAIFGIAIYSMLNSYWIVSLVILGGAIAVLWLRYCYLKEGSIYWVRSPERNDKNDGKKLEDLLPSSAEEVLTIDEANQAASMIKLYQELKLANQDIEIFLYKAYHNFLGPIATIRGVCNVAMLEGQQQNAPAYFNQVKQVAESMQAMLEKLLQISIIHNHEIDIQAVTLSSFFKEYQIKQPHTPESIQAHLRASTLNGTTVQVDTFLLTTIIERIITNAHRFRQSSPHTLAEIFVEYQETASHYVICLKEFGLGLPDDMIDHLFKMFHRSSIKPDDHGLGFYAARYAARRMGGDITIEPGGGHITFCIRLPRENCPKPKAGVTNKKLK
- a CDS encoding peptidoglycan-binding domain-containing protein, which encodes MKRLAILIVIITLPVITYYQYQKYRRFHPPVEYSYTTNDSIDVYYYDPAVLQHYYKNVYEIGAFARQMWYNKQIDVRFPDENDTEAMPAARYYQQLLQTTAYLEGRLIRSQQLKQAGFTNQNIKVMEAEGLSPLSFYLTKHQSLIGLARGEKNASVWQLQKLLRKHDHDIPLDGIFNKITEQALQDFQQSQDLYPSGQVDEYSLRKLLDQ